The Erigeron canadensis isolate Cc75 chromosome 1, C_canadensis_v1, whole genome shotgun sequence genome segment AAGTTGTATTTATTGTAAGCATAGTTTTTATAGATTGAAAAAGCagaatatatatgcatatgtatacatatgtatttttcaaaaaccagcagataattatattaatataccaaaaaaaaaaaaagtaatatattgtAATTGCTAAAATCCAAAAATGTTATGATACAATAgcaatatatgaaaaataatcaaataaattatAGATAACATATAAACGTACTTAGAAACACTGAAGAAGCCAGAATTGGTTTCAAGGTGGAATATCAAAAtactaaataatatataagtcaaaattaatatatactaaaagaagAGTCATCTCGACCATTAGATATATTCATTTCTGAAAAATaagcaaatataaaaaaaatctttaaaatggaccaaaatttacaaatacggaaaaaaaaaacaccttaACGTTAAATtactatattactatattactATTAGTATTACTATTACTAAAACAGTAaaattatctaccaataaactaaaacatgattgaagttttttttaataaacactTGGCGTATTTCATGCACGACATgtgtaacttttaattttattaaaaaaaatcttaattaaaaattatctaataattatcaaatactaatacatatatttatccaaatatattgtTATCATTGTGATTGTAGGAGTAGTAGGTTTCCTATTCTTAAgttaatttaactaattatagATAACCGTATGACTTATGTTTTTTGGCTTTTAAATTTCACTTATTTTCAAtacactttttaattaattttgaccgtcattcttaattaattgtaatcTATTTAATAACTTAAATCTATATGGTTAAAAATTAACAAACGGCATGAACCAAATTTTACCATCATAATTATAGATTAGATACAttatatctttaaatatatatatatatatatatatacgagagggGTAGTGCCCGCGCCATGCAACGGTGTAATTGTAGTGCGGAACTCGAATCGAAATCGGATCGGTGAAGATtgagttttgttatttttttctatttttaattggAACAAAAGTATACTCATATTTTAATTGAacatagtacccgcgcaatgcggcggtaaaAATTTACAACGTGCGATATATCGTGATGTCGACATTTAACAAAGTGTAATAAGTATAAGGTAACATGAAATTTGGGAAGTTACATGGCTCTGTTACGAACTCAAAAGCCCTAAAACCAAAATGGTGACATTGATATGTTAAGTCAAAAGCATTAATAATGTATTTCTAAAATATCAAAGTAACAGAATTGTTGCATACTATGAAGAGGATGATTGTCCACAAAGATATAATACTGGtatgacacttattacaaaactaacaaataaaCCATaccattatattaaaataaaagctgTTGGAATTATATGATTATTAAGTCTTTGTTTTGCAATATACCCAATCTTCATTCCCTGAGCTGTTCATATCTTCATTTCCAGACACCGCCATTGTTTTGAATCTACTTTCTAAAAAGTACTAAGAATGAAACAATGGCTAGGCCGTTCTGCTGATAATATTAGTGACTCGACATATTCCCTACAAACTGTGGCAAGCAACAATCAGATGATGCAAGTACATATACCAAAATTATAGTTGTAAGCAGGACCTATGAATGGTGAATCTGAAGCAACAAATTTGATCTTTGTACAATACATCAGTTTCTTAATTAAAAGGGACAAAAAAAACTTCTCGTAAACTCATCCTGAATGGACCTGGCAAGTTTTGAGTTGCACtaaaaaactcatattttaaACTGGCCCCCTTTTTCGACACTGGTAGAGAAAGACATACTCTAGTATTTGTCCTATTGGTGTATCATATGGGGGTTACCTACTGTTGGAATGCTCTTGTGTGTTACAGGGAAGTAACATCATTCTCTAATTCACTTTATGATGCTGGAAATCAGTCAGCAAGTATGCCCCCACCAAATGATAATCATGTCAAGTCATTTAATGACTTGGTAGAAAAGGACCAAAGCAAGAACACATGACAGAGTCCTAATCAAACAGTTGTAGTAGGGTACTAAGCTCAAACAGGTTAGTTAAATGCGCAACATTCTATAGTTAGTCAAACGGGTCGCTGGACAAACACTTAGGTCTGAAGGTAATGTGCAACAACATCCATCAGCTTGTACATTAATGGTAAGGGCATACAAATACATTTAAATTACGTTACATTAATGTATAATAAGCAAAAAGAGTTTTAACCTGAACACAATGAGGAGAAATCGTCTGATGAACCAAATCCAGAACTGATGATAACACTAACAATcctgaacaaaaagaaaatcaaaacagtAAATGATAAATCACTATTATCATAATATACATACAGCATTAAGTATTTAAACCCTACATAAACTTAAGCACCTTTTATAAGCTATGCATCATGTAAAACTTCCCTATACACCACATTTGAGGTGTATACTCCGAGTTGAGGAAATTCTTGCGTAGGCCTAACCAACACTTTCACCTTTTCACGTGATATCCCCCTAGATAGTGCCACATAAAGCTGTCCATGCGAGAACACAGATTCCGGTAGGTAAACCCCGACGTTTGGAATGGTCTGGCCTTGCGCTTTGTTTATTGTCATTGCAAAGCTAAGACGAACTGGAAATTGCTTTCTCTTCAACTTGAAGGGGAACATATCATCTTCAGATGGACAAAGAGAGATTCTGGGTAAAAAAACTCTTTTCCCGGCATGCTGACCAACCGCTATTTCTGCATCGATGACATTTCGCTGGAATCCTTTGCATATCAACCTTGTGCCATTACACAGCCCGTCCGATGGATCGATGTTACGTAATAGTATGACCGGGCATCCAACTTTGAGTCGAAGACAATGAGGGGGCAAACCACTAACGTTAAGTGAGTTTAAAAATTCAATTGGATAATAGTTGTTAACATCGTCTTCTGCCTCATCAAAGCTGTAATAGATTTGCTCCTCCCCACAGAATCTACTAATCAACTCGTCATTTATCTCATCGACATTATCATTTTTAGTCGACAGTATTGCCCTCGAAGTTATGTACTATGAAGAATTTCCATTGACTTCCATAGACGGGAATATGGCACTAATTAAATCCTCTTTTGGTTTAGCTCCATTAGTGTATGGGATGGTCATATCATCAGGTATGCGAATAAAGTTTCCATTAATCACTTCCTCATCCCCGTCACCAACTTTTAAAAGGAAATCTGAAAACCATGGATCAGTTCGTGCTCTCATATTTACAGTTAGACGCATCTTTTTGATACCGGACCACAAAGGTGACATACGTAGGCTCGAGTCTACAATCTGTGCTCGGGTTCCTTTTTTGACAACCGGCAAAACCTGTCTGAAATCACCTCCCAAAACCATTATTTTACCTCCAAATGGTTGTCTTACGCCTATTATGTCTTGCATTGTTCGATCCAATGCCTCAACCGCTTGTCGTTTAGCCATCGAGACTTCATCCCATATGATAAGTTTGGCCTTAAGAAGTGGCTGAGCAGTCCCACTTTGTTTACTGATGTTACAAAGAGAATTATTATTAAGCTCCAGGGGAATCTTAAATCTTGAGTGGGCTATTCGACCACCAGGCATGTTATTAGCCGCTGCCCCAGACGAAGTAGTGGCCACGGCAATCTGCCCACGGGATTGAACCTCAGCAAGCAGAGCATTATACAAAAAGGTTTTCCCTGTTCCGCCTGAGCCATCTACAAAGAACACACCTGAACAATCATCATCAACGTGCCTGATGATCGTATCGTATGCAAACCTCTGATCAGCATTGAGAGAATCTTTCGCGTGGAGATGATCGGTTTCAACAACTATGGAAGTTTCTTCTTGTAATTCTTGACAACCTCCTGAGTCAATAAAATTTGAGGTCATATGAGGAAGGTCAAAATCATGTAGACTCCTACTCATAGATTGAAGAAATGTCAAAATGTCTTTAAGAACCATATTTTGAACTTGTTCACTATTTTGGGTTTGT includes the following:
- the LOC122590463 gene encoding ATP-dependent DNA helicase PIF1-like; the encoded protein is MHVKGPTSFDDLYTANGVKHQLFRKSAVERGLIENDDGLLQCLTEASVFQLPHPLRQLFATILVYCDPGDVRRLWDEHYDSLSEDYRRQTQNSEQVQNMVLKDILTFLQSMSRSLHDFDLPHMTSNFIDSGGCQELQEETSIVVETDHLHAKDSLNADQRFAYDTIIRHVDDDCSGVFFVDGSGGTGKTFLYNALLAEVQSRGQIAVATTSSGAAANNMPGGRIAHSRFKIPLELNNNSLCNISKQSGTAQPLLKAKLIIWDEVSMAKRQAVEALDRTMQDIIGVRQPFGGKIMVLGGDFRQVLPVVKKGTRAQIVDSSLRMSPLWSGIKKMRLTVNMRARTDPWFSDFLLKVGDGDEEVINGNFIRIPDDMTIPYTNGAKPKEDLISAIFPSMEVNGNSSYFDEAEDDVNNYYPIEFLNSLNVSGLPPHCLRLKVGCPVILLRNIDPSDGLCNGTRLICKGFQRNVIDAEIAVGQHAGKRVFLPRISLCPSEDDMFPFKLKRKQFPVRLSFAMTINKAQGQTIPNVGVYLPESVFSHGQLYVALSRGISREKVKVLVRPTQEFPQLGVYTSNVVYREVLHDA